In Pelmatolapia mariae isolate MD_Pm_ZW linkage group LG2, Pm_UMD_F_2, whole genome shotgun sequence, one DNA window encodes the following:
- the LOC134637212 gene encoding piggyBac transposable element-derived protein 4-like codes for MNSEYEDSSALSPVESGDEEEAEEVSEAETEQLGSSSDWDEDESGEKIDETAAAEDENGGKIDETAWTSKNGKISWSPTNAETFRYIPAATGLTPGPTRYATARIVDPISSFALLLTDEIVQHIVSMTNLHGNRKIPGWRDIDAEEFRAYVGLLVLSGVYRSKHEATMSLWSEKWGRSIFRATMSEKRFHHISRALRFDDKLSRSPRRVDKLAPFRKVWNMWTHRLEMLFSPDRDLCVDEQLVAFKGRCSFRQYMPKKPAKYGIKIWAACDVKTSYAWRLQVYTGKAAPDRVEVNQGMRVVLDMTEGLQGHVVTCDNFFTSCALADELLKRKMTLVGTIRQNKPELPPHLLQAKKREIFSSIFAFTKTHTLVSYIPRRGKNVLLLSTKHRRPDVSNEGKRKPVIIQDYNKCKGGVDNLDKVVGTYSCRRRTNYWPLALFHNVLDVSLYNAYVLWTSIDSSWQKQKGHKRRLFIEEVGEMLVNPHIAKRERLPRSSAAAAVVTDVTAAAAVAAGPSPIIKCKGRRQCDLCKEKRRRIVNTCCKCEKYTCKDHSVSICNNCAA; via the exons ATGAACTCTGAGTACGAGGATAGCTCCGCGTTATCCCCCGTGGAATCTGGGGAcgaggaggaagcggaggaggTATCGGAGGCAGAAACAGAGCAGCTGGGGTCCAGTTCCGACTGGGATGAAGATGAAAGCGGAGAGAAAATTGATGAAACAGCAGCGGCTGAAGATGAAAACGGAGGAAAAATTGATGAAACAGCATGGACttcaaaaaatggaaaaatatctTGGTCTCCCACAAACGCTGAGACGTTCCGCTACATCCCAGCAGCCACTGGTCTGACCCCGGGACCTACACGCTATGCCACTGCCCGAATCGTTGACCCCATATCCAGCTTCGCACTGTTGCTAACGGATGAGATCGTGCAGCATATTGTGTCCATGACAAACCTGCATGGGAATCGCAAAATCCCCGGCTGGCGAGATATAGACGCAGAGGAGTTTCGGGCTTATGTGGGGCTGCTCGTTTTGTCCGGTGTTTACAGGTCAAAACATGAAGCAACGATGAGCCTCTGGAGTGAGAAATGGGGACGGAGCATTTTCAGGGCTACGATGTCCGAGAAGAGGTTTCACCACATCAGCAGAGCACTGCGGTTTGATGACAAGCTATCCCGCTCCCCACGCCGTGTTGACAAGTTGGCTCCCTTCCGCAAAGTCTGGAATATGTGGACGCACCGCCTGGAGATGCTGTTCAGCCCAGACAGAGATCTCTGCGTGGATGAACAACTCGTCGCGTTCAAAGGCAGGTGCAGCTTCAGGCAGTACATGCCAAAAAAGCCGGCCAAATATGGTATCAAGATTTGGGCAGCCTGTGATGTCAAAACATCCTACGCCTGGAGACTGCAGGTGTACACGGGCAAAGCAGCTCCAGATCGTGTTGAGGTCAACCAGGGGATGAGGGTGGTCCTGGACATGACAGAGGGGCTCCAGGGACACGTCGTCACCTGTGACAATTTTTTCACTTCCTGTGCACTGGCAGATGAGCTACTCAAGAGGAAAATGACCCTGGTTGGCACAATTCGCCAAAACAAGCCTGAGCTTCCACCTCATTTGCTCCaggcaaaaaagagagagatctTCTCCTCCATCTTCGCTTTTACGAAGACCCACACACTCGTGTCTTACATCCCCCGACGGGGCAAGAATGTGCTGCTACTAAGCACAAAACACCGCCGTCCAGACGTGAGCAATGAAGGGAAGAGAAAGCCTGTCATAATCCAAGATTACAACAAATGCAAAGGAGGTGTCGACAACCTTGATAAG gttGTTGGCACCTACTCCTGCAGGAGGAGAACAAATTATTGGCCACTGGCCCTCTTCCACAACGTCCTTGATGTTTCACTTTACAACGCCTACGTCCTGTGGACATCAATCGACTCATCCTGGCAGAAGCAGAAAGGACACAAACGGAGGCTCTTCATTGAAGAAGTGGGAGAAATGCTGGTGAACCCACACATAGCAAAGAGAGAGCGCCTTCCCCGCTCATCAGCTGCTGCAGCAGTAGTCACAGATGTGACTGCAGCGGCTGCAGTGGCTGCAGGCCCCTCTCCCATCATTAAATGTAAGGGCAGGAGGCAGTGCGAcctttgcaaagaaaaaaggagaagaatTGTCAACACCTGCTGCAAATGTGAGAAGTATACATGCAAGGACCACAGTGTGTCCATTTGTAACAACTGCGCCGCCTGA
- the rab33ba gene encoding RAB33B, member RAS oncogene family a: MAESGSSAEFSSSLTSLPPPRTRIFKIIVIGDSGVGKTCLTYRFCAGKFPEKTEATIGVDFRERLVEIDGENIKIQLWDTAGQERFRKSMVQHYYRNVHAVVFVYDITNAASFHSLPAWIEECKQHALGTEVPRILVGNKCDLQDSVQVNTDLAQQFADAHSMPLFETSAKNPNSQGDGNYGNSDHVEAIFMTVAHKLKSQKPLVLSQPPEASGGTINLNRGRDDGGDGTRSWGCTSC; the protein is encoded by the exons ATGGCGGAGAGCGGGTCGTCAGCTGAATTCTCCAGCTCCCTGACGAGTCTTCCACCGCCGAGGACCCGCATCTTCAAAATCATCGTGATCGGGGACTCCGGGGTCGGGAAGACCTGTCTCACTTACCGCTTTTGTGCCGGCAAGTTCCCCGAGAAGACCGAGGCCACGATCGGGGTGGACTTCAGGGAGAGACTGGTCGAGATTGACGGCGAAAATATTAAG ATCCAGCTGTGGGACACTGCAGGCCAGGAGCGTTTCAGGAAGTCCATGGTGCAGCACTACTATCGCAACGTGCACGCTGTTGTCTTTGTCTATGACATCACCAACGCTGCCAGCTTCCACAGCCTCCCTGCCTGGATCGAAGAGTGCAAACAGCACGCACTGGGCACAGAGGTACCCAGGATCTTAGTCGGAAACAAGTGTGACCTCCAAGACTCCGTGCAAGTGAACACGGACTTGGCTCAACAGTTCGCAGACGCCCACTCCATGCCGCTGTTTGAGACATCTGCAAAGAATCCCAACAGCCAAGGAGACGGAAACTATGGAAATAGTGACCATGTCGAGGCTATTTTCATGACAGTCGCCCATAAGCTAAAGTCTCAGAAGCCCCTGGTGCTCAGTCAGCCCCCTGAGGCATCAGGGGGAACCATCAACCTAAACAGGGGGCGGGATGATGGGGGGGACGGGACCAGGAGCTGGGGCTGCACCAGCTGCTGA
- the zgc:113425 gene encoding uncharacterized protein zgc:113425 — protein MDRYRYFIFNQKGVLGLGILQVACAGLCVVCGLMDAVFRKDTPLSTTRTPLWGGLIMASPGVLALFASQRKNPVLVSVMVVASGLSVLAAIIISSYSCLTLTYGQEDKEVFHHHNSPQVTFVLHRMVKGANATILLTCAISLVFSSVIGYMGCRSIPLCACYDARTGLESLVPQCDPGDTEMCTLQTGGDNRVFNSPAQTTHKDDPEEEEGSSNLPPYSRLT, from the exons ATGGACCGATACAGGTACTTTATTTTTAACCAGAAGGGCGTGCTCGGCCTCGGTATCCTCCAGGTGGCTTGTGCTGGTCTCTGTGTGGTCTGTGGGCTCATGGACGCTGTTTTTCGCAAGGACACTCCGCTGAGTACCACCAGGACGCCGCTGTGGGGAGGACTG ATCATGGCCTCTCCAGGTGTGCTGGCGCTGTTTGCCTCCCAGAGGAAGAACCCAGTACTG GTGAGTGTGATGGTGGTGGCCTCAGGCCTGTCTGTTTTGGCTGCAATCATCATATCAAGTTACTCCTGTCTGACCCTCACCTATGGGCAGGAGGATAAAGAGGTCTTCCATCACCACAACAGTCCTCAAGTG ACGTTTGTGCTTCATCGGATGGTGAAAGGCGCCAATGCCACCATCCTGCTAACCTGTGCCATCAGCCTGGTTTTCTCCTCCGTCATCGGCTACATGGGCTGTCGCAGCATCCCCTTGTGTGCCTGCTATGACGCCAGAACTGGACTG gagAGCCTGGTTCCTCAGTGTGATCCCGGGGACACTGAGATGTGCACCTTGCAGA CAGGAGGAGACAACAGGGTGTTTAACTCTCCAGCTCAAACAACTCACAAAGACGATCCAGAAGAAGAGGAGGGTTCCTCCAACCTGCCCCCATACAGCAGACTGACCTGA
- the setd7 gene encoding histone-lysine N-methyltransferase SETD7, which produces MGGRKSSRSRGVVTAVSCSMDSDDENVEEVVEGPLDEDGQPHGFCTVTYSSSDRFEGHFTHGEKNGKGKFFFFDGSTLEGFYVDDALQGQGVYTYEDGGVLNGTYVDGELNGPAQEFDGEGHLVFKGQYKDNNRCGECWVYYPDRGCVFGEVNEDGEMTGDSVAYIYPDGRTALYGSFVDGELIEARLAAVISNQTGRPRFEISPNSPVYSYDKSTSTCIATHTLLPDPYESQRVFVADSTIRGAGQGLFAKTDAEANTVMAFYNGVRITHSEVDSRDWALNGNTISLDEDTVIDVPQPFDQTDRYCASLGHKANHSFIPNCKYDPFVHPRFGPIKCIRTLRAVQKDEELMVAYGYDHQPTGKNGPEAPDWYKRELEAFEQRGGAPTGQ; this is translated from the exons ACGATGAAAATGTAGAAGAGGTTGTAGAAG GTCCATTGGATGAAGATGGTCAGCCCCATGGTTTCTGCACTGTGACCTACTCGTCCAGTGATCGCTTTGAAGGACATTTCACCCATGGAGAGAAAAATGGCAAGGGCaagttcttcttctttgatGGAAG CACTTTAGAGGGGTTCTATGTAGATGATGCTCTGCAGGGCCAAGGTGTGTACACCTACGAAGATGGGGGCGTCCTCAATGGGACATATGTGGACGGGGAGCTTAATGGGCCTGCTCAGGAGTTCGATGGCGAGGGTCACCTGGTATTCAAGGGCCAGTACAAAGACAACAACCGCTGTGGGGAATGCTGGGTCTACTACCCT GACAGAGGCTGTGTGTTTGGGGAGGTAAACGAGGACGGGGAAATGACTGGTGACTCTGTAGCGTATATCTACCCTGACGGTCGAACGGCTCTATACGGAAGCTTTGTGGATGGGGAGCTCATTGAGGCTCGACTTGCTGCTGTCATCTCCAACCAGACTGGGAGACCACGCTTCGAAATCAGCCCCAATA GTCCTGTGTACTCGTATGACAAATCCACATCCACCTGTATTGCCACCCATACTCTGCTTCCAGATCCTTATGAGAGCCAAAG AGTGTTTGTGGCAGACTCTACAATCAGAGGAGCAGGACAGGGACTTTTCGCCAAGACAGATGCTGAGGCCAACACTGTGATGGCTTTTTACAATGGAGTACGCATCACCCACTCTGAG GTGGACAGCAGGGACTGGGCACTGAATGGAAACACAATTTCACTCGATGAGGATACTGTGATAGACGTCCCTCAGCCATTTGACCAGACGGACAGATACTGCGCGTCTCTGGGTCATAAAGCAAACCACTCCTTCATCCCCAACTGCAAATATGACCC GTTTGTCCATCCTCGTTTTGGGCCAATCAAGTGCATCCGAACCTTGAGGGCTGTGCAAAAAGATGAGGAGCTAATGGTCGCCTACGGTTATGATCACCAGCCAACTGGAAAAAATGGCCCAGAGGCTCCTGATTGGTACAAGCGAGAGCTAGAGGCGTTTGAGCAGAGAGGAGGGGCTCCTACTGGACAGTGA